The Flavobacterium sp. CBA20B-1 genome includes the window CGATAATTGGCAATCCATAGCATCATTTAAAGGAAATGTATCTTGATGAAAGGTTCCATCGTTTGAGATGTTAACTGCGATCAACTCTGGTTCTTTTATAAAATCTCTCTGCAAAACAATTAAAAGCTCTTTCACTTCGTTTTGTAAACCAATCGCGTAAATGGTTTTAACATTACTTAATTCGTTTAATATAGACGAAATGTCAAGTAGCGGAGCAACTTTAATTAAGATGTTATCTGATTTTTCAAACAACAAATCATGCAATTCAACTATGTTTGGTGTACAGTCTTTTAATAGAAAAACTTTTGTTTTTTTATCATCTCTTCGTGCAGGATCAATATAAATCCAATCGAAATTTTCAGTCGATTTTTTAAGGTAAGTAATACTGTCGCCAGAAATAGCTTCAATATTATCAACATTCAAAACGTTGAAATTATGCTGAACAATTGCCGATAAATCTTCTTGAAATTCACAATGAATTACTTTTTTAAATCGTTTGGCAAAATAAAAAGCATCCACACCAAAACCTCCAGTTAAGTCGATTAGTTTTTCTCCTGAAATTAATTCGCTTTTAAACTTTGCCAAGGCTTCCGATGAAGTTTGTTCGATAGATAATGTGTTGGGAAAAACAATATCATTATTTGCAAACCAAGTGGGTAATTTCTTTTCGGCTTTCTGTTTTGCTTGTATCTGATTTAAAATCCACGACCATTCACAATCTGGAAACGGATTTTTCTTTAAAGCTAAAGTATTAATGTCTTTCTTTAAGTTATCGTTTATAAATTGCTTTAAATCAGCTGATAAATTCATTTTAATTATTTAATAAGGCAAACGTATGGCAACCAACAATGGCAGCAGTTTCGGTACGCAAGCGTGTGTTTCCTAAAGCAACGGGCAAAAAACCATTCGCAATTGCTTTATTAATTTCGTTGGTAGAAAAATCACCTTCCGGACCAATTAATAAAGTGTAATGCTGCTTTTTTTCCATTCGATCTTTTAATTCCACTTTATCGGTTTCTTCACAATGTGCAATAAATTTTTGTCCGCTGATTTCTTTCGATAAAAATTCAGTCAGTTTTATTGGCTCGTTTAAAACAGGGAGATACATTTGGTTAGATTGTTTCATGGCACTGATTAAAATTTTATCAAAACGTTCGGTTTTAATAATTTTTCTTTCGGAGTGATCGCAAATAATCGGTGTAATTTCATTCACACCAATTTCGGTAGCTTTCTCTAAAAACCATTCGTAACGATCGTTCATTTTAGTTGGTGCAACTACCATGTGAATTTTAAAGTTTCTTGCTTTAATAAATTGTGATTCTTTTATTGTAACCACACATTTTTTTTCTGATGCTAAAATAATTTCGCAAACAAATAAAAAACCTTTTCCGTTGGTAATGTGCAAAATAGAACCTTCTAATTTACGTAAAACTTTAACAATGTGTTTACTTTCTTCTTTATCAAAAGTAAATTCATTTGTATCATTGTCTATATTTGGAGCGTAAAATAATTGCATAATTAAAATTCTAATCTTGCTTTAGAAACTACTTCATCATCACTCAAAATTCCTAAACGAAATTTGTGATACCCCACAATACCAATCATCGCGGCATTATCAGTGGTATATTCAAATTTAGGAATAAAAGTTTTCCAGCCGTATTTGGTTTCGGTTTCTTTTAAGGCTTTGCGAATCCCCGAATTTGCCGAAACACCGCCGCCAATTGCAATCTGTGTAATTCCGGTTTGTTCAACCGCAAGCTTAATTTTATCCATCAAAATTTTAATAATGATGTTTTGAACAGATGCACAGATATCATCAATGTTTTCTTTGATAAAATCTGGATTTTTCTGAACTTCTTTCTGAATAAAATATAAAATCTGCGTTTTTAATCCCGAAAAACTAAAATTCAATCCATCAACTTTTGGTTTCGTGAAAGCATAAGCTTTTGGATTTCCGTTTTGAGCGTGTTTGTCAATCAAAGGTCCGCCAGGATAAGGAAAACCTAATATTTTTGCCGTTTTATCATAAGCCTCGCCAACAGCATCATCGGTTGTTTCACCTAAAATTTCCATATCAACAAAAGAATTCACTTTCACAATTTGTGTATGTCCACCGCTAATGGTCATCGCTAAAAACGGAAAAGTCGGTTTGTCAAATCCTTCTTCATCAATAAAATGAGCCAAAATATGAGCGTGCATGTGGTTTACGGCAATCAGCGGAATGTTCAAAGCCATACTTAACGATTTTGCAAACGAACCACCTACCAACAACGATCCCATCAAACCAGGACCTTGCGTAAATGCAATGGCACTTAAATCGGTTTTCTGTATGCCGGCTTTTTGTAACGCAACTTCTACAACAGGCACAATGTTTTGTTGGTGCGCACGCGATGCCAGTTCGGGAATTACACCGCCGTACAGCTCGTGAATTTCCTGCTTTGCCACCACATTGCTCAATACTTTATCATTGCATAATACGGCAGCACCGGTATCGTCGCACGAACTTTCAATCGCTAATATGTAGTTTTTGTTTTTCATTAAAAAAAAATGGTACAGTTTATGCGTAAAAGAGTAAAAATTGCACATAAACTTTATATAAATTAATTATTTTTGTTTCAATTTTAATAAGCAAATTTAAAACAAATACGGCTATCAAAAAACTTTTTAAAATACTGTTTGCATTGTTGTTGGGCGTGGCACTGGTTTTTATATTGGTGGCAGTTATCATTACCACTCCAATTGTTCAAACAGAACTGGCGCATTACGCAACCACAAAAATTAACGAACAATTTAATATTCGAACATCTATCGGTCAAGTTGCTGTGCAGTTAGATGGAAATGTACTTTTAAAGCAGATACACGTTTTAGATGACCGAAATAATGATCTAGCCTACATTGACCGACTTTATACGGATATTACTGATTTCAAGCAACTTACGGAAGGTAAATTATTATTTGGAAGCACCGAAATTCAGGATGTTAAGTTTTTTATTCACAAATACAAAGGCGATTCGCTTACCAATTTAGATAAATTTATTGCCGTTTTTGATGACGGAAAACCTGGAAAAGGTACTTTTTTGATGAAAATTGATCATTTAGACCTAACAAATGGTCATTTTAAAATTACCGATGATCATACCGGCAACACCCCAATTGATTTCAAAGAAATGAACGGTTCTTTAGACAAGTTGCTGGTTCAAGGTGCAAATATTAGTGCAGATATTAGCAAATTATCGTTAAAAGACAAACGCGGAATTTACATTAAAGATCTGGTTACGAGCTTTTCTATGACGAAAACGAGTATGGATTTAAGACCGTTTGCTGTTGAAACCGAAGAATCGTATATCAAAGGAAATATCGCGATGCGTTATGCCGAAGGCGATTTGAAATATTTTACCGAAAAGGTAAATTTGGCAGTTGATCTGAATAAATCTAAAATTGCTACTAACGATTTAAAGTATTTTTATAAAGAATTCGGAACTGATAATACATTGTATATCAATACAAAAGCAACCGGTACTTTAAATGATATTAAGTTGGAAAACACCCAGTTGTCTGATAAATTAGGTTCAGAAATTATTGGCAATTTTACCTTAAAAAACCTTTTTGTAAAGAAAAATCCGTTTCGGGTGGAAGCAAATTTGAATCGCATGAATATTACGCGTTCAAATGCTGTGGCACTGCTTCCAAATATTTTAGGAAAATCGTTGCCCGTTCAGTTAGAAAAATTAGGACTTTTAAATCTACAAGGTTTCGTAGCTTATGAAAATTTTTATGTGGATGCTGATCTCGAAGCCATCACAAATCTCGGTTTTGCCAAAGCCGATGTGGAATTATGGAACGTTAACCAAAAGCAAAATGCTACTTATAAAGGCGATATTACGCTTGATAATTTTGATATTGGCGGATTGATCGAAAACGAAAAAATTGGCACAGCTACTTTAACAGCAAGTGTTGATGGTAAAAGTTTCGATCCGGAATCTTTCAACACAATCATCAAAAGTCAGGTGCAGCAGTTTACGTTTAACAACTATTCTTACAAAGATATTACGATCGATGGAAACCTGAAGCTGCCCGCATATACTGGAACTTTGGTTAGTAACGATCCAAATGCACTGCTCGATTTCAACGGAACTTTAGATCTGTCAAAAGATAAAACGGCGGTTGATTTTAAAGTAGATGTGCAGCATTTAAACATGAATGCTTTGCATATTGTTAAAGATTCTTTGGGTGTATTTAACGGACATTTTGAATTGATGGGAACGGGCGAAAACTTAGATACCTTTGAAGGAACAATTCTTGCCGATAACGCCACTTATACCAACGCAAACGCAACCTATATTTTTGATCACTTTTTGGTGAAATCTTCTTTTGAACCGAATAATATCCGCCAAATTGATATAGAATCCACCGATATTGTAAACGGATTTATTCGCGGAAATTTTAAATTCAACCAGTTAAAAGGAATTGTAGAAAATTCGCTGGGAAGCTTGTACCAAAACTATTCTCCTAATCCCATTGCAACAAATTCTTATATTGAATACGATTTGCAATTTCAAAACAAAATCATCGATTTATTAGTTCCGAAGCTCGAAATTGCAAATGAAACGTCTTTTTCTGGTAAAATTACTGCAGATACCGGTGAATTTATCTTAAACATGAATGCGCCATTTGTAAAATACGACAACAATAAATTCAGTAATATTCAAATTGATATTAACAGTTTGCGCGAAAATCAGAATGCATTTATCGCTATTGATACTATTGATTTAAAGTTTTACAAAGCATATGATTTTGTGCTGAACAATGCCAAGAAAAACGATACACTTTATGCCGATACCCAATTTAAAGGAGGAACAGAAGCGGCTGACAAATACTACCTGAATTTTTACCACACCATAAACGAAGAAAATAAATCGGTTGTGGGCATCCAAAAATCTGAAATTCAGTTTAAAGAATCTGTTTGGTTTTTAAATGAATTCAACAATAATAAAAACCGCATTATTTTTAATAAAGAAATAAATGATTTTATAATAGAAGATATTGAACTTTCTCATAAAGATCAAACGGTTTTATTAAATGGAAGCATGAACGGCAAAAATTATAAAGATTTAGAGCTGGATTTTAAAAATGTGGAATTAGATAAAATCACGCCCGATTTAAATAATTTAACTTTTGCAGGTTTGATCAACGGAACTGTTTCTTTTGTGCAAGAGGATCAAATTTTTAAGCCAAAATCAAAAATAACCGTTGAAGATTTAGAAATAAACGAAGTGTTGCTGGGATTGTTCAATTTTGAGGTGGTTGGCGATGAATCGCTTCAAAATTTTAATGTAAAATCGAATATAGTAAACGATTTCACCGAGAATTTTTATATGAACGGAGCCATTTCTGTTGCAAAAGGCAAAAGCCGTTTAAACCTTGACGCAGGTTTTAATAAATTCAACCTAAAAGCAATCGCTCCGTTTTTATCTTCCATTATGAGTGATGTTCGTGGCGATGCTTCTGGGCGTGCAACCATTCAAGGCACACACACAAATCCTGATATCGAAGGAAAGCTATATCTATCAAATGCCGGAATGCGTCCTGTTTTTACTGGTGTTGATTATGTTTTTGATGAAAATGCACCGTTAGATGTAACCGAAAGCCAATTCATCCTTCGAAACGTAAACATCACCGATTCTAAACATAAAACAAAAGGTTTGCTGAATGGAACCATTTCGCACAACAAATTAAAAAATTGGAACATTGATGCACGTTTGTCTTCCAATAATCTTTTGGCTTTAGATAGTGAATACAAAGAAGGAACTCCGTATTATGGAACTGCATTTATCGATGGCAGCGCCACTATATTAGGTCCTGTAGAAAATTTAGTAGTGACAATTGAAGCAAAATCAAACAAGGGCACTAATATTAAAATTCCTTTAGACGATGCAGGTGGTTTAGGCGATAACAACTTTGTTCATTTTTTATCTCCTCAGGAAAAAGCAGACCGTTTAAAAGGCATCAACACATCGCCAATCAATACACGTTTTGGAGGAGTGCAGCTCAATTTTGAATTTTATATAACGCCCGATGCCGAAATTGAAATTTTATTAGACCGCGATTCTGGTCATGGAATGAAAGGCAACGGTGCCGGTTTTATAACAATGGAAATCAATACTTTGGGACGATTTAATATGTGGGGCGATTTTCAGGTGTACAACGGAGAATACAATTTTAAATACGGCGGAATTATTGATAAGAAACTCGATGTGGTGAAATACGGAACCATTCGTTGGGACGGCGAACCATTAAATGCCATTTTAGATTTGCAAGCTGTATATAGAACCCAAGCAAACCCAGGAATTATTGTAGAAAGTTCAGAAATCAACCGCAAAATTGATACAAAGGTAACCATTGCCCTACAAGGAAATTTAAGCACCCCAGAAATCGATTTCTTGATTGATTTTCCTAATGTAAGTTCTAGTATAAAATCGGAAATTGAATACCGCTTGGCTGATAAAGATATGCGCGAAACCCAAGCAATGGCATTGCTAGCAACAGGCGGATTTATCACAGCAGGAACGGGCGGAAGTGCTGTTTACGGAAGTTTATTTGAACGCGCAAGTAGTTTATTCGATGATTTATTTTCAGACGATGAAGGCAAGTTTCGCGTAGGGTTAAATTATTCCCAAACCGAAGTGAATCCAAACCGAGATGTAGATAATCTATCTGCGCGAGTTGGAGTTACTTTTTCTACCCAAATTAGCGACCGTATTTTGGTAAACAGTAAGTTAGGTGTACCTGTTGGTGGTCGTGAAGAAAACGTGATTGTGGGCGATGTGGAAGTGCAACTTTTGCTAAACGATGACGGTTCACTAAGAGCAAGAGTTTTTAATCGCGAAAACGAGATCAACTATATTGGGGAAGGAATTGGCTATAAACAGGGTGTTGGGTTAACATACGAAGTAGATTTTAATACATTTAAAGAATTAATCAAAAAAATCTTAGTAAATGCCAATAAAAGAAGCCAAAACAAGAAAAAGAAAACAGACAATGAAAACTTTCCGGAAGATGATGATTACGGTATTGAATTCTTAAAATTTCAGGAAAAAAGAAGAGAGGATACCACCGAAGAAAATAATAAAAAGCCAGAACCAAATTGATTCTGGCTTTATCATTTTTTTTTGTATCTTTAGTTGAATAAGCAGGTATATGAAATCAAACAAAATAAAAAGAATCGGCGTGTTAACATCAGGTGGTGATGCACCCGGAATGAATGCTGCAATTAGGGCAGTAGTAAGGGCTTGTACTTTTTACGAAGTAGCTTGTTTTGGTATTTTTCGTGGCTTTCAAGGATTAATAGAAGGCGACTTAAAAGAAATGGGACCTCGCGATGTAAAATATATAGTGTCTAAAGGCGGAACCATATTAAAATCGGCTCGTTCTAAAGAATTTATGTCCGTTGAAGGCCGACAAAAAGCCATTGAAACGCTTAAAAAAAATCAATTGGATGCATTGATTATTATTGGCGGTGATGGAAGTTTTACCGGTGGAATGCAACTCTCTAAAGAATATGACATTCCCATTATTGGCATTCCCGGCACGATTGATAACGATATTTATGGCACATCGCACACTTTGGGCTATGATACCGCTTTGAATACGGTGATCGATGCGGTTGATAAAATTCGAGATACAGCCACCTCGCACAAACGTATTTTCTTTGTGGAAGTCATGGGGCGCGATGCAGGTTTTATCGCTTTAAATTCAGGAATAGGAGCAGGAGCAGAGGAAATTTTAATTCCTGAAGAAAATATCGGTTTACCGAAATTGTTAGAAAAACTGAAACGAAGCAAAGCTTCCGGAAAATCGAGTTGCATTGTTATAGTTGCCGAAGGCGAAAAATCAGGCAGAAATGTGTATGAATTAAGCGATTATGTCGAAGAACATTTACCGGAATATGATGTGCGGGTGTCGGTAATCGGACATATTCAACGGGGCGGTTCGCCCAGCTGTTTTGATCGCGTTTTAGCAAGCAGATCTGGTGTGGCAGCGGTTGAAGCTTTATTAAAAGGAAAAAAGAATGTAATGATTGGATTGCAAAACGATTTAATGGCATACACACCGCTGGAAAAAGCAGTGAAAGGCGAAGCCAAAATCGATGAAGAATTAATAAGAATATCAGATATATTATCAATATAGATAAATAATTGAATGGCAAACGCAAAAAATATTTTACTCTTATTATCGTTTTTTACTTTATTGAGTTGTGAAAATAAACAATCTTTATTTTTTAAAACATTTGAAAAACAATTTGAGGCTGAAATAGAAAAAGAAGGTGCAAAATTATTCAAATTTCAATATGATCCATTTTCGCCTCAATCATCATATTTTCTAAATTCAAAAATTAAATATTTAAAGATTCATTTATCAGGAGAACTCTCAACATCAATAAGTCTAATAAAATTTGAAAATGATTCTATTGTAAATATTGTTGAACATTTTACAACATATGGAGGAAATGATGGTGGAAGAACCGCTGGCAGAGACTTAAATAAACTTGAAGGAGATACCATTTATGTTTATGATTATAAAAATAGCAGCTTTAAATCTTTCGTTAATAAAAAGTTGTATAAAACAAGTAATAAAGAATTTTCTAGTGGAATTATTTCGCATAACAAAAAATGGATTTACGATCTAAAAAGAGAAACAGAACAAAAATATAATCAAGAATAAGTTATGAAAAAAGTAAAAATTGGAATAAACGGTTTTGGAAGAATCGGAAGATTGGTTTTGCGGGAGTCATTCGAGCGAAACGATGTGGAAATTGTAGCCATAAACGATTTAATGGAAATTGATTTATTGGCTTATCTATTAAAGTACGATTCGGTTCACGGAACTTTCAAAAAAGAAGTTGCAATTGATGGAACTAATTTAGTAATCGATGGAAAGAAAATCAGAGTTACATCTGAAAAAGATCCTTCTTTATTAAAATGGAATGAAGTGGGCGTTGAAGTAGTTGCAGATTGTTCAGGAGTTTTTAAAACAATGGATAAAGCAAGTTTACATTTACAGGCAGGATCTAAAAAAGTAGTAATTTCATCGCCATCAGATGATATTCCAATGTTTGTCATGGGCGTAAATCACGAAAAAATCACAGCAAATGATGTTGTTCTTTCAAATGCTTCCTGCACCACAAACTGCTTAGCACCCATTGCTAAGATATTAAACGATGAATTTGGAATTCTGGAAGGATTAATGACCACTGTTCACGCAGCCACAGCATCTCAATTGGTTGTAGATGGTGCTTCAAAGAAAGATTTTCGCGGTGGTCGATCTGCTTTAAACAACATTATTCCTGCAAGTACAGGAGCAGCAAAAGCAGTAGCAAAAGTTATTCCGGAATTAGATGGTAAGTTAACAGGAATGGCTTTTCGCATACCCACACCAAATGTTTCGGTGGTTGATTTAACTGTGAAACTGGCAAAACCAACAACCTATGATAACTTGATGAATGTTTTCAAAAAAGCATCAGAAACCCATTATAAAGGAATTTTAGGTTTTACAAACGAACCGGTTGTTTCTCAAGATTTTCTTTC containing:
- a CDS encoding class I SAM-dependent methyltransferase, with protein sequence MNLSADLKQFINDNLKKDINTLALKKNPFPDCEWSWILNQIQAKQKAEKKLPTWFANNDIVFPNTLSIEQTSSEALAKFKSELISGEKLIDLTGGFGVDAFYFAKRFKKVIHCEFQEDLSAIVQHNFNVLNVDNIEAISGDSITYLKKSTENFDWIYIDPARRDDKKTKVFLLKDCTPNIVELHDLLFEKSDNILIKVAPLLDISSILNELSNVKTIYAIGLQNEVKELLIVLQRDFIKEPELIAVNISNDGTFHQDTFPLNDAMDCQLSLPFNYLYEPFSSYLKIGVYNHLTIKFKVQKLHKHSHLYTSNELIDFPGRSFKIEQIIPYNKKEIKFLENTKCNITTRNFPLKVEEIRKKHKIKDGGDLYAFFTTDLKNDKIVVICKKITTDS
- a CDS encoding 16S rRNA (uracil(1498)-N(3))-methyltransferase, with the protein product MQLFYAPNIDNDTNEFTFDKEESKHIVKVLRKLEGSILHITNGKGFLFVCEIILASEKKCVVTIKESQFIKARNFKIHMVVAPTKMNDRYEWFLEKATEIGVNEITPIICDHSERKIIKTERFDKILISAMKQSNQMYLPVLNEPIKLTEFLSKEISGQKFIAHCEETDKVELKDRMEKKQHYTLLIGPEGDFSTNEINKAIANGFLPVALGNTRLRTETAAIVGCHTFALLNN
- the tsaD gene encoding tRNA (adenosine(37)-N6)-threonylcarbamoyltransferase complex transferase subunit TsaD, which translates into the protein MKNKNYILAIESSCDDTGAAVLCNDKVLSNVVAKQEIHELYGGVIPELASRAHQQNIVPVVEVALQKAGIQKTDLSAIAFTQGPGLMGSLLVGGSFAKSLSMALNIPLIAVNHMHAHILAHFIDEEGFDKPTFPFLAMTISGGHTQIVKVNSFVDMEILGETTDDAVGEAYDKTAKILGFPYPGGPLIDKHAQNGNPKAYAFTKPKVDGLNFSFSGLKTQILYFIQKEVQKNPDFIKENIDDICASVQNIIIKILMDKIKLAVEQTGITQIAIGGGVSANSGIRKALKETETKYGWKTFIPKFEYTTDNAAMIGIVGYHKFRLGILSDDEVVSKARLEF
- a CDS encoding translocation/assembly module TamB domain-containing protein is translated as MALVFILVAVIITTPIVQTELAHYATTKINEQFNIRTSIGQVAVQLDGNVLLKQIHVLDDRNNDLAYIDRLYTDITDFKQLTEGKLLFGSTEIQDVKFFIHKYKGDSLTNLDKFIAVFDDGKPGKGTFLMKIDHLDLTNGHFKITDDHTGNTPIDFKEMNGSLDKLLVQGANISADISKLSLKDKRGIYIKDLVTSFSMTKTSMDLRPFAVETEESYIKGNIAMRYAEGDLKYFTEKVNLAVDLNKSKIATNDLKYFYKEFGTDNTLYINTKATGTLNDIKLENTQLSDKLGSEIIGNFTLKNLFVKKNPFRVEANLNRMNITRSNAVALLPNILGKSLPVQLEKLGLLNLQGFVAYENFYVDADLEAITNLGFAKADVELWNVNQKQNATYKGDITLDNFDIGGLIENEKIGTATLTASVDGKSFDPESFNTIIKSQVQQFTFNNYSYKDITIDGNLKLPAYTGTLVSNDPNALLDFNGTLDLSKDKTAVDFKVDVQHLNMNALHIVKDSLGVFNGHFELMGTGENLDTFEGTILADNATYTNANATYIFDHFLVKSSFEPNNIRQIDIESTDIVNGFIRGNFKFNQLKGIVENSLGSLYQNYSPNPIATNSYIEYDLQFQNKIIDLLVPKLEIANETSFSGKITADTGEFILNMNAPFVKYDNNKFSNIQIDINSLRENQNAFIAIDTIDLKFYKAYDFVLNNAKKNDTLYADTQFKGGTEAADKYYLNFYHTINEENKSVVGIQKSEIQFKESVWFLNEFNNNKNRIIFNKEINDFIIEDIELSHKDQTVLLNGSMNGKNYKDLELDFKNVELDKITPDLNNLTFAGLINGTVSFVQEDQIFKPKSKITVEDLEINEVLLGLFNFEVVGDESLQNFNVKSNIVNDFTENFYMNGAISVAKGKSRLNLDAGFNKFNLKAIAPFLSSIMSDVRGDASGRATIQGTHTNPDIEGKLYLSNAGMRPVFTGVDYVFDENAPLDVTESQFILRNVNITDSKHKTKGLLNGTISHNKLKNWNIDARLSSNNLLALDSEYKEGTPYYGTAFIDGSATILGPVENLVVTIEAKSNKGTNIKIPLDDAGGLGDNNFVHFLSPQEKADRLKGINTSPINTRFGGVQLNFEFYITPDAEIEILLDRDSGHGMKGNGAGFITMEINTLGRFNMWGDFQVYNGEYNFKYGGIIDKKLDVVKYGTIRWDGEPLNAILDLQAVYRTQANPGIIVESSEINRKIDTKVTIALQGNLSTPEIDFLIDFPNVSSSIKSEIEYRLADKDMRETQAMALLATGGFITAGTGGSAVYGSLFERASSLFDDLFSDDEGKFRVGLNYSQTEVNPNRDVDNLSARVGVTFSTQISDRILVNSKLGVPVGGREENVIVGDVEVQLLLNDDGSLRARVFNRENEINYIGEGIGYKQGVGLTYEVDFNTFKELIKKILVNANKRSQNKKKKTDNENFPEDDDYGIEFLKFQEKRREDTTEENNKKPEPN
- the pfkA gene encoding 6-phosphofructokinase gives rise to the protein MKSNKIKRIGVLTSGGDAPGMNAAIRAVVRACTFYEVACFGIFRGFQGLIEGDLKEMGPRDVKYIVSKGGTILKSARSKEFMSVEGRQKAIETLKKNQLDALIIIGGDGSFTGGMQLSKEYDIPIIGIPGTIDNDIYGTSHTLGYDTALNTVIDAVDKIRDTATSHKRIFFVEVMGRDAGFIALNSGIGAGAEEILIPEENIGLPKLLEKLKRSKASGKSSCIVIVAEGEKSGRNVYELSDYVEEHLPEYDVRVSVIGHIQRGGSPSCFDRVLASRSGVAAVEALLKGKKNVMIGLQNDLMAYTPLEKAVKGEAKIDEELIRISDILSI
- the gap gene encoding type I glyceraldehyde-3-phosphate dehydrogenase — encoded protein: MKKVKIGINGFGRIGRLVLRESFERNDVEIVAINDLMEIDLLAYLLKYDSVHGTFKKEVAIDGTNLVIDGKKIRVTSEKDPSLLKWNEVGVEVVADCSGVFKTMDKASLHLQAGSKKVVISSPSDDIPMFVMGVNHEKITANDVVLSNASCTTNCLAPIAKILNDEFGILEGLMTTVHAATASQLVVDGASKKDFRGGRSALNNIIPASTGAAKAVAKVIPELDGKLTGMAFRIPTPNVSVVDLTVKLAKPTTYDNLMNVFKKASETHYKGILGFTNEPVVSQDFLSDTRTSIIDADAGIALNDTFFKIVSWYDNEYGYSAKLLDQIVYANGL